In Escherichia ruysiae, a genomic segment contains:
- the pstC gene encoding phosphate ABC transporter permease PstC → MAATKPAFNPPGKKGDIIFSVLVKLAALIVLLMLGGIIVSLIISSWPSIQKFGLAFLWTKEWDAPNDIYGALVPIYGTLVTSFIALLIAVPVSFGIALFLTELAPGWLKRPLGIAIELLAAIPSIVYGMWGLFIFAPLFAVYFQEPVGNILSNIPIVGALFSGPAFGIGILAAGVILAIMIIPYIAAVMRDVFEQTPVMMKESAYGIGCTTWEVIWRIVLPFTKNGVIGGIMLGLGRALGETMAVTFIIGNTYQLDSASLYMPGNSITSALANEFAEAESGLHVAALMELGLILFVITFIVLAASKFMIMRLAKNEGAR, encoded by the coding sequence ATGGCTGCAACCAAGCCTGCTTTTAACCCACCGGGTAAAAAGGGCGACATAATTTTCAGCGTGCTGGTAAAACTGGCGGCGCTGATTGTGCTATTGATGTTGGGTGGCATTATTGTCTCTCTGATCATCTCCTCCTGGCCGAGCATTCAGAAATTTGGTCTGGCTTTCCTGTGGACCAAAGAGTGGGATGCACCGAACGATATTTACGGGGCGCTGGTGCCGATCTACGGTACGCTGGTGACCTCGTTTATCGCGCTGCTGATCGCCGTTCCGGTGAGTTTCGGTATCGCCCTGTTCCTGACCGAGCTTGCGCCAGGCTGGCTGAAACGCCCGCTGGGGATCGCCATTGAGCTGCTGGCAGCCATTCCAAGTATCGTTTACGGCATGTGGGGGCTGTTTATCTTCGCGCCGCTGTTTGCCGTTTACTTCCAGGAGCCAGTCGGCAATATCCTGTCGAATATCCCGATTGTCGGCGCGCTGTTCTCCGGCCCGGCATTTGGTATCGGTATCCTCGCGGCAGGCGTGATCCTCGCCATCATGATCATTCCGTACATTGCGGCGGTCATGCGCGATGTGTTCGAACAGACACCTGTGATGATGAAAGAGTCGGCCTACGGTATCGGCTGCACCACCTGGGAAGTTATCTGGCGTATCGTTCTTCCGTTCACCAAAAATGGTGTTATCGGCGGCATTATGCTGGGGCTGGGGCGCGCGCTCGGTGAAACCATGGCGGTGACCTTTATCATCGGTAACACCTACCAGCTCGACAGCGCCTCGCTGTACATGCCGGGCAACAGTATCACCTCTGCGCTGGCCAACGAATTTGCGGAAGCGGAATCTGGCCTGCACGTTGCCGCACTGATGGAACTCGGCCTGATCCTGTTTGTAATTACCTTCATCGTCCTGGCCGCATCGAAGTTTATGATTATGCGCCTGGCTAAGAATGAGGGGGCACGCTAA
- the pstS gene encoding phosphate ABC transporter substrate-binding protein PstS encodes MKVMRTTVATVVAATLSMSAFSVFAEASLTGAGATFPAPVYAKWADTYQKETGNKVNYQGIGSSGGVKQIIANTVDFGASDAPLSDEKLAQEGLFQFPTVIGGVVLAVNLPGLKSGELVLDGKTLGDIYLGKIKKWDDEAIAKLNPGLKLPSQNIAVVRRADGSGTSFVFTSYLAKVNEEWKNSVGTGSTVKWPIGLGGKGNDGIAAFVQRLPGAIGYVEYAYAKQNNLAYTKLISADGKSVSPTEENFANAAKGADWSKTFAQDLTNQKGEDAWPITSTTFILIHKDQKKPEQGVEVLKFFDWAYKTGAKQANDLDYASLPESVVEQVRAAWKTNIKDSSGKPLY; translated from the coding sequence ATGAAAGTTATGCGTACCACCGTCGCAACTGTTGTCGCCGCGACCTTATCGATGAGTGCTTTCTCTGTATTTGCAGAAGCAAGCCTGACAGGTGCGGGTGCAACCTTCCCTGCGCCGGTGTATGCCAAATGGGCTGACACTTACCAGAAAGAAACCGGTAATAAAGTTAACTACCAGGGTATCGGTTCTTCCGGTGGCGTAAAACAGATTATCGCCAATACCGTTGATTTCGGTGCTTCAGACGCGCCGCTGTCTGACGAAAAACTGGCTCAGGAAGGTCTTTTCCAGTTCCCGACCGTGATTGGCGGCGTGGTGCTGGCGGTTAACCTGCCGGGTCTGAAATCCGGTGAACTGGTGCTGGATGGTAAAACCCTCGGCGACATCTACCTGGGCAAAATTAAAAAGTGGGATGATGAAGCCATCGCCAAACTGAATCCGGGTCTGAAACTGCCTTCACAGAACATTGCCGTAGTACGCCGCGCAGATGGCTCCGGTACTTCCTTCGTCTTCACCAGCTACCTGGCGAAAGTGAACGAAGAGTGGAAAAACAGCGTTGGTACTGGCTCTACCGTAAAATGGCCGATCGGTCTGGGCGGTAAAGGTAACGACGGTATCGCCGCGTTCGTTCAGCGTCTGCCGGGTGCGATTGGTTACGTTGAATATGCTTACGCTAAGCAGAATAACCTGGCGTACACCAAACTGATCTCCGCCGACGGTAAATCGGTCAGTCCGACCGAAGAAAACTTCGCCAATGCGGCAAAAGGCGCAGACTGGAGCAAAACCTTCGCTCAGGATCTGACCAACCAGAAAGGCGAAGATGCATGGCCGATCACCTCTACCACGTTCATACTGATCCACAAAGATCAGAAGAAACCTGAGCAGGGTGTAGAAGTGCTGAAGTTCTTCGACTGGGCATACAAAACCGGGGCTAAACAGGCTAACGACCTTGATTACGCCAGCCTGCCGGAGAGCGTTGTAGAACAGGTTCGCGCTGCGTGGAAGACCAATATTAAAGACAGTAGCGGTAAGCCGCTGTACTAA
- the lpfC-O113 gene encoding long polar fimbrial usher protein LpfC-O113, which produces MVTTRIAVGLMAGTCLIFSHSLMAQVSVFNPALLEIDHQSGVDIRQFNRANMMPPGVYSVDIFINGKMFERQDVTFVQDNPDADLHACFVAIKKTLISFGVKVDALKSLNDVDETVCIDPEPRIEGSSWQLDSDKLQLNISIPQIYMDAMAYDYISPTRWDEGINALTINYDFSGSHTLRSDYGSQETNTSYLNLRNGLNIGPWRLRNYSTLNTTDGRADYNSISTWIQRNIAALRSQIMIGDTWTASDIFDSTQIRGARLYTDNDMLPASQNGFAPVVRGIAKSNATVIIRQSGYVIYQSAVPLGAFEITDLNTASSGGDLDVTIKEEDGSEQRFTQPYATLAILKREGQTDVDISVGELRDEDGFMPDVIQAQILHGLPHGFTLYGGLQATENYGSAALGMGKDLGSLGAISFDVTHARAKFSHDDTETGQSYRFLYSKRFDDTDTSLRLVGYRYSTEGYYTLNEWASRSNSPDDFWQTGNRRSRVEGTLTQSLGRDYGNVYLTLSRQQYWHTDDVERLMQFGYSSSWKRLSWNISWSYSNTARQGTSNNYASDNSSEQIYMLSLSVPLSGWWGNSYATYSVSQNDNSGSSHQVGISGTALEKNNLSWNLMQSYNSHDDEVGGNMSLSYDGTYGSLNGSYNYSQNSQRLNYGIKGGILAHSEGVTLSQELGETIALVKAPGAAGLEIDNMRGAATDWRGYTVKTQLNPYDENRVAISDNYFSKANVELDNTVVTMIPTRGAVVKAEFVTHVGYRVLFRVMNVKGKPAPFGAMASVQSASSANSGIVGEHGELYLSGLPEKGQVTLSWGENATTKCTFDYTLSLPASESGLIEQDVTCH; this is translated from the coding sequence ATGGTTACGACCAGAATAGCGGTTGGCCTGATGGCAGGGACGTGTCTGATATTCTCACATAGTCTGATGGCCCAGGTCAGCGTATTTAACCCGGCGCTACTGGAAATCGACCATCAATCCGGGGTCGACATTCGTCAGTTTAACCGGGCAAATATGATGCCTCCCGGCGTTTATAGCGTTGATATTTTTATCAACGGTAAAATGTTTGAACGTCAGGATGTGACATTTGTTCAGGATAATCCCGATGCTGATTTACACGCCTGCTTTGTCGCTATAAAAAAAACGCTGATCTCCTTTGGCGTAAAAGTTGATGCACTGAAATCGCTCAATGATGTGGATGAAACGGTCTGTATTGATCCTGAGCCACGCATTGAAGGCTCATCCTGGCAACTGGACAGCGATAAACTGCAACTGAATATCTCCATTCCCCAAATCTACATGGACGCGATGGCCTACGATTACATAAGCCCTACGCGTTGGGATGAGGGGATTAATGCGCTCACTATCAACTACGATTTTTCCGGTTCACATACCCTGCGTTCTGATTATGGTTCTCAGGAGACGAATACCAGCTATCTCAACCTGCGCAACGGACTGAATATTGGGCCGTGGCGATTACGCAATTACAGTACTTTAAACACAACCGATGGTCGTGCGGATTACAACTCTATAAGCACCTGGATACAACGTAATATTGCCGCGTTACGAAGCCAGATTATGATCGGCGATACGTGGACGGCGAGCGATATTTTCGACAGCACGCAAATCCGTGGCGCACGTCTTTATACCGATAACGATATGTTGCCTGCCAGCCAGAATGGATTTGCCCCTGTGGTGCGTGGCATTGCCAAGTCCAACGCCACGGTCATCATTCGTCAAAGTGGTTATGTGATTTACCAGTCTGCCGTTCCACTAGGTGCCTTTGAAATTACTGACCTGAACACTGCCAGTTCAGGGGGAGATTTGGACGTAACTATCAAGGAAGAAGATGGTAGCGAACAACGATTCACCCAACCTTACGCCACTTTGGCAATCCTTAAGCGTGAAGGTCAAACAGATGTCGATATCAGCGTGGGTGAATTACGCGATGAAGATGGATTTATGCCAGATGTCATCCAGGCGCAGATCCTTCATGGCCTGCCGCATGGGTTTACGTTGTATGGTGGTTTACAGGCTACCGAGAATTATGGTTCAGCAGCGTTAGGGATGGGTAAAGATCTTGGTTCTCTGGGTGCTATCTCGTTCGATGTGACTCATGCGCGTGCAAAATTTAGTCATGATGATACGGAAACCGGACAGTCCTATCGCTTTCTGTATTCGAAACGTTTTGATGATACGGACACCAGTTTGCGTCTGGTTGGCTATCGTTATTCCACTGAAGGCTACTATACCCTCAACGAATGGGCGTCACGGAGCAACAGTCCTGACGATTTCTGGCAAACCGGTAACCGCCGCAGTCGTGTGGAAGGAACGCTAACGCAGTCGCTGGGAAGAGATTACGGCAACGTATACCTGACATTAAGTCGTCAGCAGTACTGGCATACCGATGATGTCGAGCGATTAATGCAATTTGGCTACAGCAGTAGCTGGAAGCGTCTCTCGTGGAATATCTCCTGGAGTTATTCCAATACCGCTCGTCAGGGGACGAGTAATAATTATGCCAGTGATAACAGCAGTGAGCAGATCTACATGCTCTCTTTATCTGTGCCTTTATCTGGCTGGTGGGGGAATAGTTACGCCACATATTCCGTTTCACAAAATGATAATTCCGGCAGTTCACATCAAGTAGGGATAAGCGGAACAGCCCTGGAAAAAAATAATCTGTCCTGGAATTTAATGCAGTCTTATAACAGCCACGATGATGAAGTTGGCGGGAATATGTCACTGTCTTATGACGGCACCTACGGTTCGCTGAACGGCAGTTATAATTACAGCCAAAATTCCCAGCGACTCAATTACGGTATTAAGGGCGGTATTCTGGCGCACAGCGAAGGGGTAACGTTAAGTCAGGAGTTAGGTGAAACCATCGCTCTGGTTAAAGCACCAGGCGCAGCCGGGCTGGAAATTGATAATATGCGCGGTGCCGCAACGGACTGGCGTGGCTACACGGTCAAGACACAACTAAATCCATATGATGAAAACCGAGTGGCAATCAGTGATAACTATTTCTCGAAAGCAAATGTCGAGCTTGATAATACCGTCGTGACGATGATTCCGACGCGTGGCGCTGTGGTTAAAGCAGAGTTTGTTACGCATGTGGGTTACCGTGTTTTATTCAGAGTCATGAATGTAAAAGGTAAGCCAGCACCATTTGGCGCGATGGCATCAGTACAAAGCGCGTCCTCTGCAAACTCAGGGATTGTGGGGGAGCATGGCGAGCTTTATCTCTCGGGGCTTCCTGAAAAGGGACAAGTAACATTATCCTGGGGCGAAAATGCGACCACAAAATGTACCTTCGATTACACTCTCTCATTACCTGCAAGTGAAAGTGGATTAATTGAGCAAGACGTGACATGTCATTAA
- the lpfB-O113 gene encoding long polar fimbrial chaperone LpfB-O113, producing MSRKSCLIRLFKTTLWYKLFIAIMLSLFLGQPALTYAGVVIGGTRVVYISNNADKSISVFSKEEKIPYLIQSWVDPFNKDDKSKAPFTVIPPVSRLEPGQEKVLRILHTKGMSLPDDRESVFWLNIKNIPPAATNKAANSLEIAVKTRIKLFWRPATIRLIPEDAAPKVKWRREGKNLIAENPNPIHISVMDVIVDGHDVPLNMIRPFETLSLPLPANSAGNQMTWRFINDYGAISEPLKNAL from the coding sequence ATGTCCAGAAAAAGTTGTTTAATCAGGCTCTTTAAAACAACCCTTTGGTACAAATTATTTATCGCGATTATGTTAAGCCTTTTTTTAGGCCAGCCAGCATTAACCTATGCAGGCGTTGTCATTGGCGGTACGCGGGTTGTTTACATAAGTAATAATGCAGATAAATCTATTTCTGTATTCAGCAAGGAAGAGAAGATCCCTTATCTCATCCAGTCATGGGTGGATCCGTTTAATAAAGATGATAAAAGTAAAGCGCCCTTTACTGTTATACCTCCTGTATCCCGACTTGAACCCGGACAAGAAAAAGTATTACGTATTCTTCACACGAAGGGAATGTCATTACCCGACGACCGTGAATCCGTCTTCTGGCTGAATATCAAAAATATTCCGCCTGCAGCAACCAATAAAGCGGCTAACTCTTTGGAAATTGCTGTTAAAACGCGTATCAAGCTGTTCTGGCGACCAGCAACTATTCGACTTATTCCTGAAGATGCAGCGCCTAAGGTTAAGTGGCGCCGTGAAGGCAAAAATCTGATTGCTGAAAATCCAAACCCGATTCATATCAGTGTGATGGATGTCATTGTTGATGGCCATGATGTGCCTCTCAACATGATCCGTCCTTTCGAAACGCTCTCTTTACCGTTGCCTGCCAATTCTGCGGGTAACCAAATGACCTGGCGATTCATAAATGATTATGGCGCGATAAGCGAACCGCTAAAAAACGCACTGTAA
- the lpfA-O113 gene encoding long polar fimbria major subunit LpfA-O113 has product MKRNIIGGAFTLASLMLAGHALAEDGVVHFVGEIVDSSCEVTSDTADQTVPLGKVSKNAFSGVGSMASPQQFSIKLEKCPATYTQAAVRFDGTEAPGGDGDLKVGTPTTAADPGDYTGTGAAIVATGVGIRIFNQADNSQVKLYNDSAYTTIDGNGTAEMKFIARYVATNAVVTAGTANADSQFTIEYKK; this is encoded by the coding sequence ATGAAACGTAATATTATTGGTGGTGCATTCACGCTGGCATCTTTAATGCTGGCCGGACATGCACTCGCAGAGGATGGTGTTGTTCACTTTGTTGGTGAAATTGTTGACAGTAGTTGTGAAGTTACCTCCGATACAGCGGATCAAACTGTTCCTCTTGGAAAAGTCAGTAAAAATGCATTTTCAGGCGTAGGTAGCATGGCATCGCCACAGCAGTTTAGTATTAAACTGGAGAAATGCCCGGCAACGTACACTCAGGCTGCGGTTCGTTTTGATGGTACAGAAGCACCTGGCGGCGATGGCGATCTGAAAGTGGGTACTCCGACTACAGCTGCCGATCCGGGGGATTATACCGGCACCGGGGCAGCGATTGTGGCCACTGGTGTTGGTATCCGTATCTTTAACCAGGCTGACAACTCTCAGGTCAAACTTTATAACGACTCAGCTTATACCACTATCGATGGTAACGGCACTGCGGAAATGAAATTTATTGCACGCTATGTTGCAACAAATGCAGTCGTAACGGCGGGTACAGCGAACGCCGATTCACAATTTACTATCGAATATAAGAAATAA
- the glmS gene encoding glutamine--fructose-6-phosphate transaminase (isomerizing): MCGIVGAIAQRDVAEILLEGLRRLEYRGYDSAGLAVVDANGNMTRLRRLGKVQMLAQAAEEHPLHGGTGIAHTRWATHGEPSEANAHPHVSEHIVVVHNGIIENHEPLREELKARGYTFVSETDTEVIAHLVNWELKQGGTLREAVLRAIPQLRGAYGTVIMDTRNPDTLLAARSGSPLVIGLGMGENFIASDQLALLPVTRRFIFLEEGDIAEITRRSVNIFDKSGAEVKRQDIESNLQYDAGDKGIYRHYMQKEIYEQPNAIKNTLAGRINHGQVDLSELGPNADELLSKVEHIQILACGTSYNSGMVSRYWFESLAGIPCDVEIASEFRYRKSAVRRNSLMITLSQSGETADTLAGLRLSKELGYLGSLAICNVPGSSLVRESDLALMTNAGTEIGVASTKAFTTQLTVLLMLVAKLSRLKGLDASIEHDIVHGLQALPSRIEQMLSQDKRIEALAEDFSDKHHALFLGRGDQYPIALEGALKLKEISYIHAEAYAAGELKHGPLALIDADMPVIVVAPNNELLEKLKSNIEEVRARGGQLYVFADQDAGFVSSDNMHIIEMPHVEEVIAPIFYTVPLQLLAYHVALIKGTDVDQPRNLAKSVTVE; this comes from the coding sequence ATGTGTGGAATTGTTGGCGCGATCGCGCAACGTGATGTAGCTGAAATCCTTCTTGAAGGCTTACGTCGTCTGGAATACCGTGGTTATGACTCTGCCGGTTTGGCAGTCGTCGATGCAAACGGAAATATGACCCGCTTGCGTCGTCTCGGTAAAGTACAGATGCTGGCCCAGGCAGCGGAAGAACATCCTCTGCATGGTGGCACCGGTATTGCTCACACCCGCTGGGCGACTCACGGAGAACCTTCAGAAGCGAATGCGCATCCGCATGTTTCTGAACACATTGTGGTGGTGCATAACGGCATCATCGAAAACCATGAACCGCTGCGCGAAGAGTTAAAAGCGCGTGGCTATACCTTCGTTTCTGAAACCGACACAGAAGTGATTGCTCACCTGGTGAACTGGGAACTGAAACAGGGCGGCACTCTGCGTGAGGCCGTTCTGCGCGCTATCCCTCAACTGCGTGGCGCTTACGGTACGGTTATCATGGACACCCGCAACCCGGATACTTTGCTGGCGGCTCGTTCCGGTAGCCCGCTGGTTATCGGCCTCGGTATGGGCGAAAACTTTATCGCTTCTGACCAGTTGGCACTATTGCCGGTGACCCGCCGTTTTATCTTCCTTGAAGAGGGCGATATTGCGGAAATCACTCGCCGTTCGGTAAACATCTTCGATAAATCTGGCGCGGAAGTAAAACGTCAGGATATCGAATCCAATCTGCAATATGACGCGGGCGATAAAGGTATTTACCGCCACTACATGCAGAAAGAGATCTACGAACAGCCTAACGCGATCAAAAACACTCTCGCCGGACGTATTAACCACGGTCAGGTTGATCTAAGCGAGCTGGGCCCGAATGCCGATGAACTGCTGTCGAAGGTTGAGCATATTCAGATCCTCGCCTGTGGCACTTCTTACAATTCTGGTATGGTTTCCCGCTACTGGTTTGAATCGCTGGCAGGCATTCCGTGCGACGTCGAAATCGCCTCTGAATTCCGCTATCGCAAATCAGCCGTGCGTCGTAACAGTCTGATGATCACTCTGTCGCAGTCCGGTGAAACGGCAGATACCCTGGCTGGCCTGCGTCTGTCGAAAGAGCTGGGTTACCTTGGTTCGCTGGCAATCTGTAACGTTCCTGGTTCTTCTCTGGTGCGTGAATCCGATCTGGCGCTGATGACCAATGCCGGTACTGAAATTGGCGTGGCATCTACCAAAGCCTTTACCACTCAGCTAACTGTGCTGTTGATGCTGGTGGCAAAATTGTCTCGACTGAAAGGTCTGGATGCCTCCATTGAACATGACATCGTGCATGGTCTGCAGGCGCTGCCGAGTCGTATTGAGCAGATGCTGTCTCAGGACAAACGTATTGAAGCTCTGGCAGAAGATTTCTCTGACAAACATCACGCACTGTTCCTGGGCCGTGGCGATCAGTATCCCATCGCGCTGGAAGGCGCATTGAAGCTGAAAGAGATCTCTTATATTCACGCTGAAGCCTACGCTGCGGGTGAACTGAAACACGGTCCGCTGGCGTTGATTGACGCCGATATGCCGGTTATCGTCGTCGCGCCGAATAACGAACTGTTGGAAAAACTGAAATCCAACATTGAAGAAGTTCGCGCGCGTGGCGGTCAGTTGTACGTCTTTGCCGATCAGGACGCAGGTTTTGTAAGTAGCGATAATATGCACATCATCGAGATGCCGCATGTGGAAGAAGTGATTGCCCCAATCTTCTACACCGTTCCGCTGCAACTGCTGGCGTACCATGTCGCGCTGATCAAAGGCACCGATGTTGACCAGCCGCGTAACCTGGCGAAATCGGTTACGGTTGAGTAA
- the pstA gene encoding phosphate ABC transporter permease PstA, whose protein sequence is MAMVEMQTTAALAESRRKMQARRRLKNRIALTLSMATMAFGLFWLIWILMSTITRGIDGMSLALFTEMTPPPNTEGGGLANALAGSGLLILWATVFGTPLGIMAGIYLAEYGRKSWLAEVIRFINDILLSAPSIVVGLFVYTIVVAQMEHFSGWAGVIALALLQVPIVIRTTENMLKLVPDSLREAAYALGTPKWKMISAITLKASVSGIMTGILLAIARIAGETAPLLFTALSNQFWSTDMMQPIANLPVTIFKFAMSPFAEWQQLAWAGVLIITLCVLLLNILARVVFAKNKHG, encoded by the coding sequence ATGGCTATGGTTGAAATGCAAACCACTGCGGCGCTGGCGGAATCCCGCCGCAAAATGCAGGCGCGTCGCCGCCTCAAAAACCGTATTGCGCTGACGCTCTCAATGGCGACGATGGCCTTCGGCCTGTTCTGGCTGATCTGGATTTTAATGTCCACCATCACTCGCGGAATCGACGGTATGTCGCTGGCGCTGTTCACCGAAATGACGCCGCCGCCCAATACGGAAGGTGGTGGTCTGGCGAACGCCCTGGCGGGTAGCGGCCTGTTAATTTTGTGGGCCACGGTATTCGGTACGCCGCTGGGTATTATGGCGGGGATTTATCTGGCGGAGTATGGCCGTAAATCCTGGCTGGCAGAAGTGATTCGCTTTATTAACGACATTCTGCTCTCTGCACCGTCGATTGTGGTTGGTCTGTTTGTTTATACCATCGTGGTGGCGCAGATGGAGCACTTCTCCGGCTGGGCGGGCGTAATTGCGCTGGCGCTGTTGCAGGTGCCCATTGTTATCCGTACCACCGAGAACATGCTGAAACTGGTGCCGGACAGCCTGCGTGAAGCGGCTTATGCGCTGGGTACGCCGAAGTGGAAGATGATCTCCGCGATTACGCTGAAAGCGTCGGTGTCCGGGATCATGACCGGTATCCTGCTGGCGATTGCCCGTATTGCCGGTGAAACCGCGCCGCTGCTGTTTACCGCGCTCTCCAACCAGTTCTGGAGCACGGACATGATGCAGCCGATCGCCAACCTGCCGGTGACGATCTTTAAGTTTGCGATGAGCCCATTTGCGGAATGGCAGCAACTGGCCTGGGCCGGGGTATTGATCATCACCCTGTGCGTCCTGCTGCTGAACATTCTGGCGCGCGTTGTTTTTGCGAAGAATAAACACGGTTGA
- a CDS encoding fimbrial protein: MNKNIIRWWLAILIVSFSGTILAAPKGICTPDNGVFHSTLNFSGYLITANQNRVGTIFNTTVSNGGSYPGRCHCDTGPLDRFSFIYYTARINDALSFAGVHSGLNYYNLNPNLDVGIAIDILGVGMVNAPFDYQPNKPSNSYDCGRISPLNISSGARAQIYFYIKKTFVGKLIIPETKISTLYGTISRDTPVDYSQPMADVYIHGDITAAQTCEINNLQPVYFDFKEIPAADFSSVTGSAVTTHKITKTVTIECENMGLLNTDDITTSFYATESSTDNSMVVTSNPNVGVKIYDKNNKEIKVNGGELSTDMGKTTVYGEKAGNVTFSAAPASLTGARPAPGTFTATATITIEIVR, from the coding sequence ATGAACAAGAATATTATACGATGGTGGTTGGCGATTCTTATTGTCTCTTTTAGTGGCACAATACTAGCTGCGCCTAAAGGTATCTGTACTCCAGATAATGGAGTTTTCCATAGTACGCTTAATTTTTCAGGCTATCTTATTACAGCGAACCAGAACAGAGTAGGTACGATATTTAACACCACGGTGAGTAATGGTGGCTCTTATCCAGGTCGCTGTCATTGTGATACGGGGCCTTTAGATCGATTCTCCTTTATTTACTACACAGCCAGAATCAATGATGCCTTAAGCTTTGCTGGTGTTCACTCAGGCTTGAATTATTATAATCTTAATCCGAATCTCGATGTGGGTATTGCAATTGATATTCTCGGAGTAGGAATGGTTAATGCACCGTTTGACTATCAGCCTAATAAGCCTTCTAACAGTTATGATTGTGGCCGTATTTCCCCCTTGAATATTTCCAGCGGTGCAAGAGCACAAATTTATTTTTATATCAAAAAAACCTTTGTGGGAAAGTTAATTATTCCTGAAACAAAGATATCTACGTTGTATGGAACCATAAGTCGTGATACGCCGGTTGATTATTCTCAACCGATGGCTGATGTTTACATTCACGGCGATATCACTGCGGCACAAACTTGCGAAATTAATAATTTACAACCGGTTTATTTTGATTTTAAAGAAATACCCGCCGCAGATTTTTCCTCTGTTACCGGGAGTGCGGTAACAACGCATAAAATCACTAAAACCGTCACTATTGAGTGTGAAAACATGGGGTTACTGAATACAGACGATATCACCACATCATTTTATGCTACTGAATCCAGTACGGATAATTCTATGGTTGTAACGTCAAACCCCAACGTGGGGGTAAAAATATACGATAAAAATAATAAGGAAATCAAAGTAAACGGAGGCGAATTGTCGACAGATATGGGCAAAACAACCGTCTATGGAGAGAAAGCTGGCAACGTCACTTTTTCTGCCGCACCTGCAAGCCTCACTGGAGCTCGCCCTGCGCCAGGAACATTTACCGCGACTGCAACCATAACAATTGAGATTGTTCGCTAA